The following are encoded together in the Anopheles nili chromosome 3, idAnoNiliSN_F5_01, whole genome shotgun sequence genome:
- the LOC128724086 gene encoding rap guanine nucleotide exchange factor 2-like, protein MTDRKLPISPSEQGPAGSQLLHHQHLPPPHQHHHLPHHHQQLLRRLAGDQQNHLGGNSSTTVATSTTTTTTTTAGLAGEGLATGVGGGGGGGVGVGEGGTGPITTGAPAPPPRGVSSLSSGHHPAGATSGVALASLNSNSSNTNTGQGVVGSCNNHVAGGGASVTTAGGTKHANMHRLKHTSSLTTSIYPELYDKGNRLSHSSDTSQADTMTSVTSSSLDSDEVDLSGLVESVVDSDEEDIAESIDSLSVRDTVRECLEKDPSDRTVEDIEILLEFTQKLKAFTNMTFAVRRALCAVMVFAVVEKAGTVVMNDGEELDSWSVLINGHVEIEHGTGEVEYLHYGDSFGIMPTMDKLYHRGVMRTKCDDCQFVCITQTDYYRIQHQGEDNIRKIEEDGHVVMVTELRNSTGENGTRKGYVVIRGTVERLMHQLVEDTTQTDPNYVEDFLLTCRTFISNPIDISKQLLKWFNVDSGDESGGSGGVSNDLPDSSGSSITHHVSGSSMLGTGDSVLCDRVTRVVLLWVNNHFTDFDTDPQMMEFLEKFEAALEKKNMLEQLRLLHVYAQHNARERNVTLARSSRDEDLNFQISGGPGGIFITRVEPKTKAYDAGLKRGDQILEVNGQSFEHVTCPRALEILMGTTHLSITVKSNLWAFKGMLSNADGDSSKLKIDLKKGLRADLLQSQKSLDLVDKAGLLPTPQFLMPLPVRDIEYGRKDSGVSTPSSSSQLNNNKGGSSFMTLGGKKRIQKALIKMNLLPKNSVFQDDNINNNNSSGGGGGTNSSSTSSSTANNGNSNNGSSYEGGSDRSSGISVNFSSQASSISTSSITTADSDETPPTSAYQSNPDLRENPSTPAKAQSTEAIIPTKAGTLYYEELRASDFPEHILKVYKSDQTCKYLLVHKETTAHEVVMLALQEFGIHDPSSNFSLCEVSVGEGGMIKQRRLPDQLQNLAERIGLSSRYYLKTNGITETLVPDDVAPELIRESAVHFLQLNANELAIQLTLQDFSIFRQIESTEYIDDLFNLKSRYGKPMLVRFAELVNREMFWVVTEVCSEHNMMRRCKIIKQFIKIARHCKECKNFNSLFAIVSGLGHAAVSRLRQTWEKLPSKYQKLFNDLQDLMDPSRNMSKYRQLIQTELNAQQPVIPFYPVVKKDLTFIHLGNDTKIESLINFEKLRMISKEIRTLLHMCNSPYDILTMLEYKCQPPSSAMLALNQMSVPSGSGNLMLAPPAPAPPPTVSSAAAAFVHSQTVKRRKKSTAAPNPKKMFEEAQMVRRVKAYLNNMKVTTDEDELHRLSLECEAQGGTTPNTVQVRKRYPSPTLSTTSSTSSTSEGKKGALGLGMSSLSIGSASSGNSGAPKFGAASPQAVKKLLSLSEQTKTRPHQPRHPSAGSILPPPLNNIHHHHHQHHGHGPLSGHHSTLSHFHHAHAAATSYLHHGATGISISPSQSPVHCCVDARGGAAGGTIPASGGVPTGTGVMGPPQYPPPSVGGFTGAPSGTGGGVHLAGMLPTPPNYSTTMSMYPNGRPTVLASRILESSVDAPSQIPPPMELPPESSSFRSPPNYAQTAHRRIASNNATIPPPYPTPHQNFGSSSRIISAVGISPIAPNYVAPAVNAMSPMYSGNGGGGPPVPSSGPGTVGVGSSGGGGGANLPPAIPARLHETVTSGGVGLVDSVPPPLPPPSIDLSVESSSVTVLSSAASEPTHGGAELLDDDESVERDCLGTISTDV, encoded by the exons ATGACCGATAGAAAATTGCCAATTAGTCCATCGGAACAGGGCCCGGCCGGTAGCCAGCTCCTTCACCACCAACACCTACCACCACCCCATCAGCACCACCATCTGccgcaccatcatcagcagctcTTGCGTCGGTTGGCAGGAGACCAGCAGAACCACCTCGGTGGCAACAGTTCCACGACGGTGGCGACGTCGACAACTActacgacaacgacgacggccgGCCTTGCTGGGGAAGGACTCGCCACCGgggtcggtggtggtggtggtggtggtgtaggAGTGGGTGAAGGTGGCACTGGCCCCATTACGACCGGTGCACCCGCaccaccaccccggggcgTGTCATCGTTGAGTTCGGGACATCATCCGGCCGGTGCCACCTCCGGCGTAGCGCTGGCGAGtctcaacagcaacagcagcaacaccaacaccggccAGGGTGTGGTTGGTAGCTGCAACAACCAtgtggccggtggtggtgcatccGTCACGACCGCCGGTGGCACTAAACACGCGAACATGCACCGCCTGAAGCATACCAGTTCG CTTACCACCAGCATATATCCAGAGCTTTATGACAAAGGCAATCGATTATCTCATTCGAGTGATACCAGCCAGGCGGACACCATGACCTCTGTAACGAGCTCTTCGTTGGACTCGGACGAAGTCGATCTGTCCGGTCTCGTGGAGTCCGTGGTCGATTCCGACGAGGAAGACATCGCCGAGAGCATAGAt AGTTTAAGTGTTCGAGATACAGTGCGAGAATGCCTGGAGAAGGACCCGAGCGACCGGACGGTGGAGGATATCGAGATTCTGCTCGAGTTCACACAAAAGCTGAAAGCTTTTACCAACATGACTTTCGCGGTTCGGAGGGCTCTCTGCGCGGTGATGGTGTTTGCGGTGGTCGAAAAAGCCGGCACTGTCGTAATGAACGATGGCGAGGAGCTGGACTCTTGGAGTGTGCTGATCAACGGACACGTTGAGATCGAGCACGGTACGGGCGAGGTGGAATATCTGCACTATGGCGACAGCTTCGGTATCATGCCGACGATGGACAAACTGTACCATCGCGGCGTGATGAGGACCAAGTGCGATGATTGTCAGTTTGTGTGTATCACGCAGACGGATTACTACCGGATACAGCACCAGGGCGAGGATAACATACGCAAGATCGAGGAAGATGGGCACGTGGTGATGGTGACCGAGCTGCGCAACAGTACCGGGGAGAATGGTACGCGCAAGGGATACGTCGTTATCCGTGGCACGGTGGAGCGGTTAATGCATCAGCTGGTCGAAGATACAACCCAGACGGACCCGAACTACGTGGAGGACTTTTTGCTCACATGCCGTACGTTCATCAGCAATCCGATAGACATTTCCAAGCAGCTGCTCAAGTGGTTTAACGTCGACAGTGGCGATGAGTCTGGTGGTAGCGGTGGCGTCTCGAACGATCTTCCCGATAGTTCCGGATCGTCGATCACGCACCACGTGTCGGGCAGCAGCATGCTTGGAACTGGCGACAGTGTGCTGTGCGATCGCGTCACACGTGTGGTCCTTTTGTGGGTGAACAATCACTTCACGGACTTCGACACCGACCCGCAGATGATGGAGTTTCTTGAGAAATTCGAAGCAGCCCTCGAAAAGAAGAACATGCTAGAACAGCTGCGATTGTTGCACGTGTACGCGCAGCACAACGCTCGCGAGCGAAATGTTACGCTTGCGCGCAGCTCTCGGGACGAGGACCTAAACTTCCAGATCTCGGGCGGTCCCGGTGGCATCTTTATAACGCGCGTCGAACCGAAAACGAAAGCTTACGATGCGGGCCTGAAGCGTGGCGATCAGATACTGGAGGTAAACGGGCAGAGCTTCGAACATGTGACGTGCCCACGAGCGCTGGAAATTCTCATGGGAACGACACATCTCAGTATTACGGTCAAGAGCAACCTGTGGGCGTTCAAGGGCATGCTGTCGAATGCGGACGGCGATTCGAGCAAGCTGAAGATCGACTTGAAGAAAGGCTTGCGGGCGGATCTGCTGCAATCGCAAAAGTCCCTCGATCTGGTCGATAAAGCGGGTCTGCTACCGACGCCTCAGTTCCTCATGCCACTCCCGGTGCGAGACATCGAGTACGGACGGAAGGATTCCGGCGTGTCGACACCGTCCTCGTCGTCGCAGCTGAACAACAACAAGGGCGGCAGTAGCTTCATGACGCTCGGTGGCAAAAAGCGCATCCAGAAGGCGCTGATCAAGATGAACCTTCTGCCAAAGAATAGCGTCTTCCAGGATGATAACATCAATaataacaacagcagcggtggtggtggcggcaccaatagcagcagcaccagtaGCAGCACCGCCAACAATGgtaacagcaacaacggcagcagTTACGAGGGTGGCAGCGATCGATCGTCAGGCATTAGCGTAAACTTCTCCTCGCAAGCGTCCTCCATCTCGACGTCCTCGATAACGACGGCCGACTCGGACGAAACGCCACCGACATCGGCCTACCAGAGCAATCCGGATCTGCGCGAGAATCCGAGCACACCGGCCAAAGCCCAATCGACGGAGGCGATTATACCGACGAAGGCGGGCACGCTGTACTACGAGGAGCTACGGGCGAGCGACTTTCCCGAGCACATTCTGAAGGTGTACAAGTCGGACCAAACGTGCAAGTACCTGCTGGTGCACAAGGAAACAACCGCCCATGAGGTGGTGATGCTGGCGTTGCAGGAATTCGGCATACACGATCCTAGTTCGAACTTTTCCCTGTGTGAGGTGAGCGTCGGTGAGGGTGGCATGATCAAGCAGCGCCGGTTGCCTGATCAGCTGCAGAATCTGGCTGAACGAATCGGACTCAGTTCGCGGTACTATCTCAAGACAAACGGCATCACGGAGACGCTCGTACCGGATGATGTGGCGCCGGAGCTGATCCGCGAGAGTGCCGTGCATTTTCTACAGCTAAATGCGAACGAACTGGCGATTCAGTTGACGCTGCAGGACTTCAGCATCTTCCGGCAGATCGAGTCGACGGAGTATATTGACGATCTGTTCAACCTGAAGAGCCGATATGGAAAGCCGATGTTGGTGCGATTCGCCGAGCTGGTCAACCGCGAGATGTTCTGGGTGGTGACGGAGGTGTGCAGCGAGCACAACATGATGCGCCGATGCAAAATCATCAAGCAGTTCATTAAGATCGCGCGGCACTGCAAGGAGTGCAAAAATTTCAACAGTCTGTTCGCGATCGTGAGCGGGTTGGGCCACGCGGCGGTCAGCCGGTTGCGGCAGACGTGGGAAAAACTGCCGTCGAAGTACCAGAAGCTGTTCAACGACCTGCAAGACCTGATGGATCCGTCACGCAACATGTCGAAGTACCGGCAGCTGATACAGACCGAGCTAAACGCACAGCAACCCGTCATTCCGTTCTACCCGGTGGTGAAGAAAGACCTCACCTTCATCCATCTCGGGAACGATACGAAAATCGAGAGCCTGATCAACTTCGAGAAGTTGCGCATGATTTCGAAGGAGATCCGGACGCTGCTGCACATGTGCAACTCCCCGTACGACATCCTCACGATGCTGGAGTACAAATGCCAACCGCCCAGCTCGGCCATGCTCGCGCTCAACCAGATGTCCGTGCCGTCCGGAAGCGGAAATCTAATGCTTGCACCACCGGCCCCTGCACCTCCACCAACGGTATCCTCGGCGGCGGCCGCATTCGTCCACAGCCAGACGGTGAAACGGCGCAAGAAGTCAACCGCCGCCCCGAACCCGAAGAAAATGTTCGAAGAAGCACAGATGGTGCGGCGTGTGAAGGCGTACCTGAACAACATGAAGGTCACCACGGACGAGGACGAACTGCACCGGTTGTCGCTGGAGTGCGAGGCACAGGGTGGCACCACACCGAACACGGTGCAAGTCCGCAAACGGTATCCTTCTCCGACGCTTTCCACCACGTCAAGCACGAGTTCGACGAGTGAAGGCAAAAAGGGCGCTCTTGGGTTGGGCATGAGCAGTCTCTCGATCGGAAGTGCCAGCAGTGGCAACAGTGGAGCGCCCAAGTTTGGTGCCGCATCTCCACAAGCCGTCAAAAAGCTGCTGTCGTTGtcggaacaaacaaaaactcgcCCACATCAACCGAGACATCCTTCGGCGGGATCGATTCTTCCGCCACCGCTCAACAACatccaccatcatcaccaccagcatcaCGGTCACGGTCCGCTGTCGGGACACCACAGTACGCTCTCTCACTTCCATCATGCACACGCGGCGGCCACTTCCTATCTGCATCACGGTGCCACAGGCATCTCCATCAGTCCCTCGCAGTCGCCCGTACACTGTTGCGTGGATGCCCGCGGAGGTGCCGCGGGAGGTACAATCCCTGCCAGTGGTGGTGTTCCGACCGGGACGGGTGTCATGGGACCACCGCAATATCCGCCACCGTCGGTGGGAGGTTTCACGGGTGCACCGAGTGGTACGGGTGGTGGCGTTCACCTGGCCGGGATGTTGCCAACTCCGCCAAACTACAGCACCACCATGTCGATGTACCCGAACGGTCGACCGACCGTGCTGGCCAGCAGGATACTGGAGAGTTCCGTCGATGCTCCTAGTCAAATACCGCCACCGATGGAACTTCCGCCGGAGAGCAGCTCTTTCCGGAGTCCACCGAACTATg ctCAAACGGCTCATCGAAGGATCGCTAGCAATAATGCAACCATTCCACCACCCTACCCAACACCACACCAAAACTTTGGCTCATCCTCGCGGATCATCTCCGCGGTCGGAATTTCGCCGATAGCACCGAATTACGTGGCCCCAGCCGTCAACGCCATGTCACCGATGTACAGTGGCAACGGCGGTGGCGGTCCACCGGTGCCATCGAGTGGCCCAGGAACAGTGGGCGTAGGtagcagtggtggtggtggtggtgccaacCTGCCACCAGCGATACCGGCCCGATTGCACGAAACCGTCACATCCGGAGGTGTCGGGCTCGTCGATTCGGTACCACCACCGTTACCTCCACCGAGCATAGATCTGTCCGTGGAAAGCAGCTCCGTAACCGTGCTCAGCAGCGCCGCGTCCG AACCAACCCATGGTGGGGCCGAACTGCTTGACGATGATGAATCTGTTGAGCGAGATTGCCTGGGAACGATTTCAACCGATGTATAA
- the LOC128727563 gene encoding uncharacterized protein LOC128727563, producing the protein MTALFALLAKRHRDQRVASGSVSVSTGTKSTNKTGMSGTGTTGVTAGGAGGRKKSGPKFELSDEQRQDIKEAFDLFDSEGTGMIDTKELKVAIRALGFEPKKEEIKKMIAEIDKDGSGKLSFEDFLQLMTVKMAEKDSKEEILKAFRLFDDDETGTISFKNLKRVAKELGENLTDEELQEMIDEADRDGDGEVNQEEFLRIMKKTSLY; encoded by the exons ATGACAGCGCTTTTCGCCCTGCTCGCTAAACGTCACCGGGATCAGCGCGTG GCTTCCGGATCCGTATCCGTTTCCACAGGAAcgaagtccaccaacaaaaccGGTATGTCCGGCACGGGTACGACCGGTGTCACGGCCGGGGGTGCCGGTGGGCGTAAAAAGTCCGGACCAAAGTTCGAGCTGTCGGACGAACAGCGGCAGGACATCAAGGAGGCGTTCGATTTGTTCGATTCCGAGGGCACTGGCATGATAGATACGAAGGAGCTAAAGGTTGCCATCCGGGCGCTCGGGTTCGaaccgaaaaaggaagaaatcaAAAAGATGATTGCCGAAATCGATAAGGACGGTTCGGGGAAGCTATCGTTCGAGGACTTTCTGCAACTGATGACGGTCAAGATGGCGGAAAAGGACTCGAAGGAGGAGATACTCAAGGCGTTCCGGTTGTTCGATGATGACGAAACAGGTACGATTTCGTTTAAAAATCTCAAGCGAGTTGCCAAGGAGCTGGGCGAGAACCTAACCGACGAGGAGCTACAGGAAATGATCGACGAAGCCGATCGAGATGGTGACGGTGAGGTGAATCAGGAAGAGTTTTTGCGAATCATGAAGAAAACTAGCCTCTATTAG
- the LOC128723474 gene encoding lysophospholipid acyltransferase 7, which yields MKDDIIYLVLLGSCIGFGQFYRKFTDPEQKKLIGTGFGLLVVLSVSGFHMLHMLFCYLVSALLIIYASRKVCHLACFGFMFGYLFFFRSLSLLGYESPPGHTNMIQMILTLKLVGLAFEVNNASTKAKAVEDAKKSAVAGDKQTDPSPPATLSEVDHALLKLDMLDIFHYSFNYVGILTGPYITFKTYRDAVHLPFSGKADCIGATVGKLKVIPLYAGLFLLVSYIWPLQYATSVEFYEERSFLYRLMYVWPTFFIFRMRIYTGILLSECVCTMAGVGAYPTLCGSKPGHGPSKEDYSALVGDSAATVEYDFETVRNIDVVNTERCWTFREAMKYWNMCVQYWMAMYVYKRFPSKKYRTLVTLAVSAIWHGVYAGYYFCICGAPFYLPIEDLYVKLFIKDATGQRRTVLNVLCWISKFFAFSYLGIAFLLLTVDKIWYYYSSVYYFGYVLWIVLYGVGVLIAKQRKANAKREARSSQESTKQE from the exons ATGAAGGACGATATCATCTATTTGGTGCTGCTGGGATCATGTATCGGATTTGGGCAGTTTTATCGGAAATTCACCGATCCCGAACAGAAGAAGCTCATCGGCACCGGGTTCGgtctgctggtggtgctgtcCGTTAGCGGGTTCCACATGCTGCACATGCTCTTCTGTTATCTCGTGAGTGCACTCCTGATAATCTATGCTAGCCGAAA GGTATGCCATCTCGCCTGTTTCGGCTTCATGTTCGGGTATCTgttcttctttcgctcgctgtCGCTTCTGGGCTATGAATCGCCCCCAGGCCATACGAACATGATTCAAATGATTCTCACCCTCAAGCTCGTGGGACTAGCGTTCGAAGTTAACAACGCTTCCACCAAAGCAAAGGCTGTAGAAGATGCGAAAAAGTCTGCCGTGGCAGGGGACAAGCAGACGGATCCGTCTCCTCCGGCCACGTTGAGTGAGGTCGATCATGCTTTACTGAAGCTGGACATGCTGGACATCTTCCATTACAGTTTCAACTACGTAGGAATCTTAACTGGCCCATACATAACGTTCAAAACGTATCGAGATGCCGTTCATCTTCCCTTCAGTGGCAAAGCGGACTGTATCGGGGCGACGGTGGGAAAGCTAAAGGTCATTCCACTCTACGCTGGCCTATTTCTGCTTGTATCGTACATCTGGCCCTTGCAG TATGCAACGAGCGTTGAATTTTACGAGGAACGTTCTTTCCTCTACCGGCTGATGTACGTATGGCCAACGTTTTTCATCTTCCGCATGCGCATCTACACGGGCATCCTGCTGAGTGAGTGCGTCTGTACAATGGCCGGTGTTGGCGCGTATCCGACCCTGTGTGGCAGCAAACCAGGACACGGTCCCAGCAAAGAGGACTACAGCGCCTTAGTCGGAGATTCGGCGGCGACTGTGGAGTACGATTTCGAAACGGTGCGTAACATCGACGTCGTCAACACGGAACGTTGCTGGACGTTCCGCGAAGCCATGAAGTACTGGAACATGTGTGTGCAGTACTGGATGGCGATGTACGTGTACAAACGCTTCCCGAGCAAGAAATATCGCACCCTCGTCACGTTGGCCGTGTCCGCCATCTGGCACGGGGTGTACGCGGGCTATTACTTCTGCATATGCGGTGCACCGTTTTACCTACCGATCGAGGATCTGTACGTAAAGCTGTTTATCAAGGATGCGACCGGACAGCGACGCACGGTGTTGAACGTGCTGTGCTGGATCTCAAAGTTTTTCGCCTTCTCGTACCTGGGTATCGCCTTTCTGCTGCTGACGGTGGATAAGATTTGGTACTACTACAGCTCCGTCTACTACTTCGGCTACGTACTGTGGATTGTGCTGTACGGTGTTGGCGTGCTGATTGCGAAACAGCGCAAAGCCAACGCGAAACGCGAGGCGCGTTCGTCGCAAGAAAGCACGAAACAGGAATAA
- the LOC128723475 gene encoding RING finger and CHY zinc finger domain-containing protein 1 translates to MDEKKPIPTPNGGNATAAASANTDQDEHEKRVGCAHYKRRAKFVTPCCNKFYMCRYCHDENETHFFNRKTVTELICTECDTRQRVQAECEKCGVRFGRYTCLVCNLFDDEDRNQYHCDGCGICRVGGRGRFFHCEVCNMCLPLQLKYDGHRCVENVSRSNCPVCLDDIHTSRIPCHIPDCGHLLHRTCFEELLSSGHYACPTCQTSMMDMNQLWEYLDTEVAATPMPKEYANYFVDILCKDCHKESTVKFHVVGLKCTHCGAYNTCRTKTKSLNGGAPNSSTGSSSTGSSGSAASGGMAQPNASSTNLPWMTMGPLSMLESEDSAIDDSETGESSHSTEEAPTEAIDPLLQQLIGYEDGASTSTASSSSSSNSSSASSSSSAPSSSTMVNALSVGPAQLRLRRMTNGPNGGTRNGNRSDACSSSSSSSGGARPAAGQASSSSVNGAASIATSTGREAGTSSSSSSSSSSSTSDTRDGDRPSFDNSNSNGGGSAQI, encoded by the exons ATGGACGAAAAGAAACCGATTCCAACCCCAAACGGTGGTAATGCCACGGCAGCCGCCTCCGCCAACACCGATCAGGACGAGCACGAGAAGCGGGTCGGTTGTGCGCACTACAAACGACGGGCAAAATTTGTG ACACCGTGCTGCAACAAGTTTTACATGTGTCGATACTGCCACGACGAGAACGAGACACATTTCTTCAACCGGAAAACGGTGACGGAACTGATCTGCACAGAGTGTGACACCCGGCAGCGCGTGCAGGCCGAATGCGAAAAGTGTGGCGTACGGTTTGGAAGG TATACTTGCCTGGTATGCAACCTGTTTGACGACGAGGACCGTAATCAGTATCACTGTGATGGGTGCGGAATTTGCCGTGTGGGAGGACGCGGACGATTTTTTCATTGCGAAGTATGCAACATGTGTTTACCGCTGCAGCTAAAATACGACGGACACAGG TGCGTGGAAAACGTGTCCCGGTCGAACTGCCCCGTGTGTCTGGATGATATTCACACCTCGCGCATCCCGTGTCACATTCCGGACTGTGGGCATTTACTACACAGGACGTGTTTCGAGGAGTTG ctcTCGTCCGGCCATTACGCTTGCCCCACCTGCCAGACGTCCATGATGGACATGAACCAGCTGTGGGAGTATCTGGACACGGAGGTGGCCGCCACGCCCATGCCAAAGGAGTACGCGAACTATTTCGTCGATATCCTGTGCAAAGATTGCCACAAG GAGTCGACGGTAAAGTTTCACGTGGTCGGACTGAAATGCACCCATTGCGGGGCATACAATACCTGCCGGACGAAGACGAAAAGCTTGAACGGTGGAGCACCCAACAGtagcaccggaagcagcagtACTGGCAGTAGCGGTAGCGCAGCCAGTGGTGGAATGGCACAGCCAAACGCCTCCTCAACCAACCTTCCGTGGATGACGATGGGACCCCTCTCGATGCTGGAATCCGAAGACAGCGCCATTGACGATAGTGAAACTGGTGAGT CTTCCCATTCCACAGAGGAAGcaccaacggaagccatcgaTCCGCTGTTGCAGCAACTGATAGGCTACGAGGATGGCGCCAGCACATCGaccgcatcatcatcgtcgtcctcgaacTCCTCATCcgcatcgtcgtcgtcttccgcTCCGTCCTCCTCGACGATGGTAAACGCGTTGTCGGTCGGACCCGCTCAGTTACGGCTTCGGCGAATGACCAATGGCCCCAACGGTGGTACCAGAAACGGCAACCGAAGCGACGCATGCAGTTCATCATCCAGCTCGTCCGGTGGGGCTCGTCCAGCAGCCGGTCAAGCGAGTAGCAGCAGCGTGAACGGTGCAGCCTCGATCGCCACCAGCACCGGACGGGAGGCCGGAACCTCCtcttcgtcctcctcctcttcctcatcCTCGACGTCGGATACACGCGACGGAGATCGGCCCTCGTTCGATAATAGCAATAGCAACGGTGGCGGTTCCGCGCAAATCTGA